A single Bactrocera tryoni isolate S06 unplaced genomic scaffold, CSIRO_BtryS06_freeze2 scaffold_176, whole genome shotgun sequence DNA region contains:
- the LOC120780130 gene encoding anaphase-promoting complex subunit 5 translates to MHYEELEALDPRNPTYTTRIETPPPHKVAVLILVQQYLKVKNAATDAGVAYPLQARRNFCMLLLKLIQYPDMTYNDLYQLLTSPRYKINALHLESFEKAMSNIFTLGIETLCDFAERQNWDNLLSEELGVSQFSIVGLYIRRVCVILERMSFPEIMALYKNICLYYEKGVRTLAIGPRRVGGALTSAQDNLFPRAAGRGSDDPGNTLEESALDTETVHQDRNPHSKWSPKQADLFVAQQCKLLENNELRALPPIELQTKINEIIQDNPLNSQAYFLGYMNQLRLRDFYGAMDALHRAFDRSPMQTATQYEQKGFQYFSVNLAVLHACFDHRREALNALKECIMLAQECGDKRCLDLANSWYCLLNSNKIDPFEKSLPDIQDPGLVQSLSLAIQYVVKFGAQCGYLPLDLFELLLKSDELNNKNSILEHASDSLALRSALWCLYGRHEISSLYAQLLLQLKKTWAFGDIGNSESVSKVLASLSLWLNVQGEHQMSAVVQSHARSRFPRHPNAKNWMISEYHIVIQQCIYRCRWQEALKACSQLYLLDKNAGNLQRAAVYIAKGYFNTARRIICKLLQSANLDVLTQVRVLVLQAYTTIGEDTVSSETAEFLIQASVLATSAYMEYEQAVIDMVLAQALLKMKMPQKAFQAAKNCMEKIYENGGIYDRAKMDFIFVCCMVAASESEARKRVNLQNGISILERAIECFKKLEAHAKVLDIFVYLAKTYHELNQLDERNKYACKFKHYYSEYPIAREYLGMAF, encoded by the exons ATGCACTACGAAGAGCTGGAAGCGTTGGATCCACGTAACCCCACATATACTACACGAATCGAAACACCACCACCACATAAAGTTGCGGTTTTAATACTTGTGCAGCAGTACTTAAAAGTTAAGAATGCCGCCACCGACGCAGGTGTCGCTTATCCTTTACAGGCACGAAGAAATTTTTGCATGCTACTATTAAAATTGATACAATATCCCGATATGACATACAACGATTTGTATCAATTACTCACATCTCCACGGTATAAAATTAATGCACTCCACTtggaaagttttgaaaaagccATGTCCAATATTTTTACGCTTGGTATTGAAACACTTTGTGATTTTGCTGAGCGTCAAAATTGGGACAATCTTTTATCTGAGGaattaggcgtcagtcagttTAGTATTGTTGGACTGTATATTCGACGTGTTTGTGTTATACTGGAGCGTATGTCATTTCCAGAAATTATGGCTTTATATaagaatatttgtttatattatgaaaaag gaGTACGCACACTCGCAATTGGTCCACGTAGAGTTGGTGGTGCTCTAACTAGCGCACAGGATAATTTGTTTCCGCGTGCTGCTGGACGTGGATCTGATGATCCTGGTAACACATTAGAAGAATCGGCCTTAGATACTGAAACGGTACACCAAGATCGAAATCCTCATAGTAAATGGTCACCGAAACAAGCCGATCTCTTTGTTGCACAGCAATGCAAATTGTTAGAAAATAACGAACTGCGCGCTTTGCCTCCAATAGAACTAcaaacgaaaataaatgaaataattcagGATAATCCGCTAAACTCGCAAGCCTACTTTCTGGGCTACATGAATCAATTAAGACTGCGAGATTTCTATGGAGCAATGGATGCACTCCATCGCGCATTTGATCGCAGTCCCATGCAGACAGCCACACAATATGAACAAAAA ggTTTCCAGTATTTCAGTGTGAACTTGGCTGTGCTGCATGCGTGTTTTGACCATCGTCGCGAAGCATTGAACGCACTTAAGGAATGCATTATGCTAGCACAAGAATGTGGCGATAAACGTTGCCTGGATTTAGCAAATTCTTGGTATTGTCTACTGAACAGCAACAAAATAGACCCCTTTGAAAAGAGCTTGCCGGATATTCAAGACCCTGGCCTGGTGCAATCATTGTCATTGGCTATTCAATATGTTGTAAAATTTGGCGCACAGTGCGGTTATTTACCACTCGACCTCTTTGAATTGCTGTTGAAGAGCGATGAACTCAATAATAAGAATTCAATACTAGAACACGCTTCCGACTCTTTAGCTTTAAGATCTGCACTTTGGTGTCTTTATGGGCGTCATGAAATCTCTTCGCTATATGCACAATTACTGCTGCAACTGAAAAAAACCTGGGCGTTTGGTGATATTGGTAATTCCGAGAGTGTTAGTAAAGTACTCGCTAGTCTCTCATTGTGGTTGAATGTGCAGGGGGAACATCAAATGAGCGCAGTCGTACAAAGTCATGCACGCAGTCGTTTTCCACGTCATCCAAACGCTAAAAATTGGATGATCAGCGAATATCACATCGTCATTCAGCAATGTATTTATCGCTGCCGTTGGCAGGAAGCGCTCAAAGCTTGTAGTCAATTGTATTTGCTGGATAAGAATGCGGGAAATCTACAACGTGCCGCCGTGTATATTGCGAAGGGATATTTCAATACGGCCCGCCGTATTATTTGCAAATTGCTACAGAGTGCGAACTTGGATGTTCTGACGCAGGTTCGTGTTTTGGTCCTACAAGCATACACGACGATTGGTGAAGACACCGTATCATCCGAAACGGCGGAATTTCTCATTCAAGCTTCTGTATTGGCCACATCTGCCTACATGGAGTACGAACAAGCTGTTATAGATATGGTTTTAGCGCAGGCGCTGCTTAAAATGAAAATGCCACAAAAGGCTTTTCAAGCGGCTAAAAATTGTATGGAGAAAATTTATGAGAATGGTGGTATTTACGATCGAGCAAAAATGGATTTCATATTCGTGTGCTGTATGGTGGCAGCCAGCGAAAGCGAGGCGCGGAAACGAGTTAATTTACAAAATGGAATTTCCATTTTGGAGAGAGCTAttgaatgttttaaaaaattagaagCGCATGCTAAAGTTTTGGACATTTTTGTTTACTTAGCAAAAACATATCACGAACTTAATCAGCTGGATGAGCGAAACAAATATGCTTGCAAATTCAAACACTATTATTCAGAGTATCCCATTGCAAGGGAATACCTTGGAATGGCTTTCTAG
- the LOC120780129 gene encoding proteasomal ubiquitin receptor ADRM1 homolog gives MFGRQSGIGGGNTSSSSNLVEFRAGRMNMIGKMVHPDARKGLVYLTQSEDGLMHFCWKDRTTGKVEDDLIVFPDDFEFKRVEQCKTGRVYVLKFKSSSRRMFFWMQEPKIEKDDELCRRVNELMNNPPSQQRNNSDNGDLQYMLNNMSQQQLMQLFGGVGQMGGLTSLLGSMNRSENSSRTPARSGSSNTASNLLTPESNTAPKTPSAPKGKGSNRSSAGATTTNVNTNLSSTASRTLSVDLSTAIQGSEAINQIISDPERAKTLSVHLPESEDADENKKQQIKDTIASPQFQQALSLFSNALQSAQLGPVVSQFELTPEAVAAAYAGNLEDFVKALEKSLPAGATMDTTNAKESDKDKEPLKKNESEENKTDKK, from the exons atgtttggtcgTCAGAGTGGTATTGGTGGTGGTAACACCAGCAGCAGCTCCAATTTGGTGGAGTTTCGGGCAGGTCGGATGAATATGATAGGCAAAATGGTGCATCCAGATGCTCGCAAAGGCCTAGTGTATTTAACACAGAGTGAAGATGGTCTTATGCACTTTTGCTGGAAAGATCGCACCACTGGCAAG gtggaggacgatttaattgtttttcctGACGATTTTGAATTCAAACGTGTTGAACAATGCAAAACGGGACGAGTATATGTGTTGAAATTTAAGTCGTCTTCACGTAGAATGTTTTTCTGGATGCAAGAaccaaaaatcgaaaaagatGATGAGTTATGTCGCCGGGTAAATGAATTGATGAACAACCCACCTTCACAACAACGTAACAATAGTGATAATGGCGATCTACAGTACATGTTGAACAACATGTCACAACAGCAATTAATGCAACTCTTCGGCGGAGTTGGTCAAATGGGCGGATTAACGTCCTTATTGGGTTCAATGaa tcgTTCTGAAAATAGTTCTCGTACACCTGCACGCAGCGGCAGCAGTAATACTGCAAGTAATTTGCTAACACCAGAATCAAACACGGCACCTAAAACACCATCCGCACCCAAAGGAAAGGGTAGTAATAGAAGTTCCGCAGGAGCCACTACCACCAATGTCAATACGAACTTATCAT CTACCGCCAGCCGTACCCTGAGTGTTGATTTATCTACTGCTATACAAGGTTCGGAGGCCATTAATCAAATAATATCAGATCCAGAACGTGCAAAAACTTTATCAGTACACCTACCTGAAAGCGAAGATGccgatgaaaataaaaaacaacagaTTAAAGACACTATTGCTTCACCGCAATTCCAACAAGCGCTTTCTTTGTTCTCAAATGCCCTTCAATCGGCACAGCTCGGCCCTGTAGTCTCACAATTTGAACTAACACCGGAAGCTGTTGCAGCTGCATATGCCGGAAATTTGGAGGATTTCGTTAAGGCTTTAGAAAAGTCACTACCAGCTGGCGCTACCATGGATACTACCAATGCCAAAGAATCCGATAAAGACAAGGAGCCATTAAAGAAGAATGAAAGCGAAGAAAATAAAAccgataaaaaataa